The following proteins are co-located in the Streptomyces sp. NBC_00435 genome:
- a CDS encoding SAM-dependent methyltransferase — translation MERALYGPDGFYLRPGGPGPAGHFRTSVHASPLYAGAVAQLLLWVDEELGRPEELDLVDVGAGRGELLAGVLGALPAETAARVRPYAVERAGRPGGLDERIRWVSEPPGGARGLLFANEWLDNVPLDLAEDGRYVEVARDGTESEGGPVEGRDRAWLERWWPGPGRAEIGRARDEAWSAAVAAVERGLAVAVDYAHTRDARPPFGTLTGFRAGREVAPVPDGGCDVTAHVALDACAGPGAVLLTQRSALAALGVSGARPPLALASADPAAYVRALSLAGEAAELTARGGLGDFGWLVEPVGVRRWPG, via the coding sequence ATGGAGCGGGCGCTGTACGGGCCCGACGGCTTCTACCTACGGCCCGGCGGTCCGGGCCCCGCAGGGCATTTCCGCACGTCCGTGCATGCCTCGCCGCTCTACGCGGGAGCCGTGGCCCAGCTGCTCCTGTGGGTGGACGAGGAGCTCGGCCGTCCGGAGGAGCTGGACCTGGTCGACGTAGGGGCCGGGCGGGGGGAGCTGCTGGCCGGGGTACTGGGGGCGCTGCCCGCGGAGACGGCCGCGCGCGTGCGGCCGTACGCGGTGGAGCGCGCGGGGCGCCCCGGCGGGCTGGACGAGCGGATCCGGTGGGTGAGCGAGCCGCCCGGGGGCGCCAGGGGGCTGCTCTTCGCGAACGAGTGGCTCGACAACGTACCGCTGGACCTCGCCGAGGACGGACGTTACGTGGAGGTCGCGCGGGACGGTACGGAGAGCGAGGGCGGCCCTGTGGAGGGGCGGGACCGGGCCTGGCTGGAGCGGTGGTGGCCGGGCCCGGGCCGTGCGGAGATCGGGCGGGCGCGTGACGAGGCCTGGTCGGCGGCCGTCGCGGCCGTCGAGCGGGGCCTCGCGGTCGCGGTGGACTACGCCCACACCCGGGACGCCCGCCCGCCCTTCGGGACGCTGACCGGATTCCGGGCCGGTCGGGAGGTCGCGCCCGTGCCGGACGGCGGCTGCGACGTCACGGCCCACGTGGCGCTCGACGCGTGCGCGGGGCCCGGGGCGGTGCTGCTGACCCAGCGGTCGGCGCTGGCGGCACTCGGAGTCTCCGGGGCCCGGCCCCCGCTCGCGCTGGCCTCCGCCGACCCGGCGGCGTACGTCCGGGCCCTGTCCCTGGCCGGGGAGGCGGCGGAACTCACCGCGCGCGGTGGCCTCGGAGACTTCGGCTGGCTGGTGGAGCCGGTCGGCGTCCGCCGGTGGCCCGGGTAG
- a CDS encoding Rossmann-like and DUF2520 domain-containing protein, whose amino-acid sequence MNTAPQAERPARLAVGVVGAGRVGPALARALQQTGHRPVAVSGVSDASRRRAARMLPDVPVVPPAQVLEVADLVLLTVPDDALPSLVEGLAETGAVRPGQLLVHTSGRYGVSVLDPARRAGALPLALHPAMTFTGTEVDVQRLAGCSFGVTAPDELRLAAEALVIEMGGEPEWIAEANRPLYHAALALGANHLVTLVAQSMELLAKAGVEHPNRMLGPLLGAALDNALRSGDAALTGPVARGDAGTVAAHVSELRKHAPGTVAGYLAMARTTADRALAHGLLKPELAEDLLGVLADGANGANGANGSGSGPGSTGPTGSAGGDR is encoded by the coding sequence GTGAATACAGCCCCTCAGGCGGAGCGCCCCGCCAGGCTCGCCGTCGGTGTCGTCGGAGCCGGCCGGGTCGGCCCCGCCCTGGCCCGCGCCCTGCAGCAGACCGGGCACCGCCCCGTCGCGGTGTCCGGCGTCTCCGACGCCTCGCGCCGCCGCGCCGCGCGGATGCTGCCCGACGTCCCCGTCGTACCGCCCGCGCAGGTCCTCGAAGTCGCCGACCTCGTGCTGCTCACCGTCCCCGACGACGCGCTGCCGTCCCTGGTGGAGGGCCTCGCCGAGACCGGCGCGGTCCGCCCGGGACAGCTCCTCGTCCACACCTCCGGGCGGTACGGGGTCTCCGTGCTGGACCCGGCGCGCCGCGCGGGCGCCCTCCCGCTGGCCCTGCACCCCGCGATGACCTTCACCGGCACCGAGGTGGACGTGCAGCGCCTCGCGGGCTGCTCCTTCGGGGTGACCGCCCCCGACGAGCTGCGGCTCGCCGCCGAGGCCCTGGTCATCGAGATGGGCGGGGAGCCCGAGTGGATCGCGGAGGCGAACCGCCCGCTGTACCACGCGGCCCTCGCCCTCGGCGCGAACCACCTGGTCACCCTGGTCGCCCAGTCGATGGAACTGCTGGCCAAGGCGGGCGTCGAGCACCCGAACCGGATGCTCGGCCCGCTGCTCGGCGCGGCCCTCGACAACGCCCTGCGCTCCGGTGACGCCGCCCTGACCGGCCCCGTGGCCCGCGGCGACGCCGGCACCGTCGCCGCGCACGTCTCGGAGCTGCGCAAGCACGCCCCGGGCACGGTCGCCGGGTACCTCGCGATGGCCCGTACGACCGCCGACCGGGCCCTGGCGCACGGTCTGCTCAAGCCCGAGCTCGCCGAGGACCTCCTCGGCGTCCTCGCCGACGGAGCGAACGGAGCCAACGGAGCCAACGGCTCAGGCTCCGGCCCGGGTTCCACCGGCCCCACGGGATCCGCGGGTGGTGACCGGTGA
- a CDS encoding type III pantothenate kinase: MLLTIDVGNSHTVLGLFDGDEIVEHWRVSTDPRRTADEMAVLMQGLMGMHPMLGNELGDGIHGIAICSTVPAVLHELREVTRRYYGDVPAVIVEPGTKTGVPILMDNPKEVGADRIVNAVAVVELYGGPAIVVDLGTATTFDAVSAKGEYVGGVISPGIEISMEALGVRGAQLRKIELARPRNVIGKSTVEAMQSGVVYGFAGQVDGIVARMAKELAGPGGSPDDVRVIATGGLAPIVLGEAAAIDEHEPWLTLVGLRLVYERNAPSFD, translated from the coding sequence ATGCTCCTCACCATCGACGTGGGCAACTCCCATACGGTCCTGGGCCTGTTCGACGGTGACGAGATCGTCGAGCACTGGCGGGTCTCGACCGACCCGCGCCGCACGGCCGACGAGATGGCCGTGCTGATGCAGGGCCTGATGGGCATGCACCCGATGCTCGGCAACGAGCTGGGCGACGGCATCCACGGCATCGCGATCTGCTCGACGGTGCCGGCGGTCCTGCACGAGCTGCGCGAGGTGACCCGCCGCTACTACGGCGACGTCCCGGCGGTGATCGTGGAACCCGGCACCAAGACGGGCGTCCCGATCCTCATGGACAACCCGAAGGAGGTCGGCGCCGACCGCATCGTCAACGCGGTCGCGGTGGTCGAGCTCTACGGCGGCCCGGCGATCGTGGTCGACCTCGGTACGGCCACCACCTTCGACGCCGTGTCCGCGAAGGGCGAGTACGTCGGCGGGGTGATCTCCCCGGGCATCGAGATCTCCATGGAGGCCCTCGGTGTGCGCGGCGCCCAGCTCCGCAAGATCGAGCTGGCCCGCCCGCGCAACGTCATCGGGAAGTCCACCGTCGAGGCGATGCAGTCGGGCGTGGTCTACGGATTCGCCGGCCAGGTCGACGGGATCGTGGCCCGGATGGCCAAGGAGCTGGCCGGCCCGGGCGGCTCCCCGGACGACGTCCGCGTCATCGCCACGGGCGGTCTGGCCCCCATCGTCCTCGGTGAGGCCGCGGCCATCGACGAGCACGAGCCCTGGCTCACCCTGGTCGGCCTGCGGCTGGTCTACGAGCGCAACGCGCCCAGCTTCGACTGA
- the nadC gene encoding carboxylating nicotinate-nucleotide diphosphorylase, whose translation MLDQSEGGGCGDDCACGEGEETGLDPALAQLLVDAGLDPIEVEDIAHMAISEDLDGGVDVTTVATVPEDAVATADFTAREAGTVAGLRVAEAVLSVVCTDTFEVERHVEDGDRVEPGQVLLSVRARTRDLLTGERSALNLLCLMSGIATATRAWADELEGTKAKVRDTRKTTPGLRCLEKYAVRCGGGVNHRMSLSDAALVKDNHVIAAGGVREAFKAVREQFPDLPIEVEVDTLQQVREALDAGADLILLDNFTPIETAEAVALVHGRAVLESSGRLTMHNARAYAETGVDYLAVGGLTHSSPILDIGLDLREAV comes from the coding sequence CTGCTCGACCAGAGCGAGGGCGGCGGCTGCGGCGACGACTGCGCCTGCGGCGAGGGCGAGGAGACCGGCCTCGACCCGGCGCTCGCCCAGCTGCTCGTGGACGCGGGCCTGGACCCCATCGAGGTCGAGGACATCGCGCACATGGCGATCTCCGAGGACCTCGACGGCGGGGTCGACGTGACCACCGTCGCCACCGTCCCCGAGGACGCCGTCGCGACGGCCGACTTCACCGCGCGCGAGGCGGGCACGGTCGCCGGCCTACGCGTCGCGGAGGCGGTCCTGTCCGTCGTCTGCACCGACACCTTCGAGGTCGAGCGGCACGTCGAGGACGGCGACCGCGTCGAGCCCGGCCAGGTGCTGCTGTCCGTACGGGCCCGCACCCGGGACCTGCTCACCGGCGAGCGCAGCGCGCTCAACCTGCTCTGCCTGATGTCGGGCATCGCCACGGCGACCCGCGCGTGGGCCGACGAGCTGGAGGGCACCAAGGCCAAGGTCCGCGACACCCGCAAGACCACGCCGGGCCTGCGCTGCCTGGAGAAGTACGCGGTCCGCTGCGGCGGCGGCGTCAACCACCGGATGTCCCTCTCCGACGCGGCGCTGGTCAAGGACAACCACGTGATCGCGGCGGGCGGCGTCCGCGAGGCCTTCAAGGCCGTGCGCGAGCAGTTCCCGGACCTCCCCATCGAGGTCGAGGTGGACACCCTCCAGCAGGTCCGCGAGGCCTTGGACGCGGGCGCGGACCTGATCCTGCTCGACAACTTCACGCCCATCGAGACCGCGGAGGCGGTGGCCCTGGTCCACGGCCGCGCGGTGCTGGAGTCCTCGGGCCGCCTCACCATGCACAACGCCCGCGCCTACGCCGAGACGGGCGTCGACTACCTCGCGGTCGGCGGGCTCACCCACTCCTCCCCGATCCTGGACATCGGCCTCGACCTCCGCGAAGCGGTGTAA
- a CDS encoding DUF5937 family protein: MSVTIGITGLPAEGIGFAPSPLAELCMALHALSQPGHHPGLASWTSTTTAALEPELADRLLEGDFMWRSSFADIFMAWAGIPGGSGRPAATLAAELDVLDRLDDERFVTAALEHCRLALYNDGGGPSPLSDPLARAKALETASARGPAQLAFAVRVLDDTAGVRVWLRRLLEDCDEAFFAETWRRIEPRQSADVRHKTELLRRKGLAAALKEVSPALSVDEGLTTVTVDKMVHGSTTATDPRIGDGLLFVPTNFGWPHLLVLHAPGWRPVIHYPLGSPELAASPGSVELLQRRMEALAHPMRMLLCRNLARAPYTTGELAAAHGISAPEVSRHLAVLKKAGLLQTRRQGRYVQHQLDLAAVSRIGSDFIEGILR, encoded by the coding sequence ATGAGCGTCACCATCGGCATCACCGGGCTCCCCGCGGAGGGGATCGGCTTCGCGCCGTCCCCCCTCGCGGAGCTCTGCATGGCGTTGCACGCGCTCTCCCAGCCCGGCCACCATCCCGGGCTCGCCTCCTGGACCTCCACCACCACCGCCGCGCTCGAACCCGAGCTCGCGGACCGGCTGCTGGAGGGCGATTTCATGTGGCGCAGCTCCTTCGCCGACATCTTCATGGCCTGGGCCGGGATCCCCGGCGGCTCCGGCCGGCCCGCCGCGACGCTGGCCGCCGAGCTCGACGTACTGGACCGGCTGGACGACGAGCGGTTCGTGACGGCCGCCCTGGAGCACTGCCGGCTGGCGCTGTACAACGACGGCGGCGGGCCCTCGCCGCTCTCGGATCCGCTCGCCCGCGCCAAGGCCCTGGAGACGGCCTCCGCGCGCGGACCCGCCCAGCTGGCGTTCGCCGTGCGGGTGCTGGACGACACCGCGGGGGTACGGGTCTGGCTGCGCCGGCTGCTGGAGGACTGCGACGAGGCCTTCTTCGCGGAGACCTGGCGCCGGATCGAACCCCGCCAGAGCGCGGACGTCCGCCACAAGACGGAGCTGCTGCGGCGCAAGGGGCTGGCGGCCGCCCTCAAGGAGGTCTCCCCGGCGCTGAGCGTCGACGAGGGGCTGACCACGGTCACGGTGGACAAGATGGTCCACGGTTCCACGACCGCCACCGATCCCCGAATAGGCGACGGGCTGCTGTTCGTGCCCACGAACTTCGGCTGGCCCCACCTGCTGGTGCTGCACGCACCGGGCTGGCGTCCGGTCATCCACTATCCGCTCGGCTCTCCCGAACTGGCCGCGTCCCCCGGGTCGGTGGAACTGCTGCAGCGGCGCATGGAGGCCTTGGCCCACCCGATGCGGATGCTGCTGTGCCGCAATCTGGCGCGTGCCCCTTACACGACCGGCGAATTGGCGGCCGCGCACGGGATCAGCGCCCCGGAGGTCTCCCGCCACCTGGCGGTGCTGAAGAAGGCCGGGCTTCTCCAAACCCGCCGTCAAGGGCGTTATGTCCAGCATCAGTTGGACCTCGCGGCCGTCTCCCGTATCGGATCCGACTTCATCGAGGGCATTCTCCGCTAG
- a CDS encoding L-aspartate oxidase encodes MSTTGRGPATPGASTGIRLHAPAPGWSVDADVVVVGSGVAGLTVALRCAAAGRRTVVVTKARLDDGSTRWAQGGIAAALGDGDTPEQHLEDTLVAGAGLCDEAAVRLLVTEGPGAVRRLIAEGAVFDTSAETGEIELTREGGHHRRRIAHAGGDATGAEISRALVEAVQEAGIETVENALVLDLLQDARGRTAGVTLHVMGEGQHDGVGAVHAPAVILATGGMGQVFSATTNPSVSTGDGVALALRAGAEVSDLEFVQFHPTVLFLGADAEGQQPLVSEAVRGEGAYLVDADGVRFMTGQHELAELAPRDIVAKGIMRRMQEQGAEHMYLDARHFGAQMWEQRFPTILAACRSHGIDPVTEPIPVAPAAHYASGGVRTDLHGRTTVPGLYACGEVACTGVHGANRLASNSLLEGLVFAERIADEIIGNPPAGNGPGIPVPATGPLQPAEARYEIQRIMTDGAGVLRSAESLSRAAAALEALYATALTELESQGKTAVPGTETWEATNLLCVARVLVAAAQRRTETRGCHWREDHPDRDDTDWRRHLVVRLSATERRALVVTPTDSADFPSVQIPLSTDSLER; translated from the coding sequence GTGAGCACCACAGGCAGAGGCCCCGCAACACCGGGCGCCAGCACCGGCATACGGCTGCACGCCCCGGCCCCCGGCTGGTCCGTGGACGCCGATGTCGTGGTCGTCGGCTCCGGCGTCGCCGGCCTGACCGTCGCGCTGCGCTGCGCGGCCGCGGGCCGCCGTACCGTCGTGGTCACCAAGGCCCGGCTCGACGACGGCTCCACCCGCTGGGCCCAGGGCGGCATCGCCGCCGCCCTCGGCGACGGGGACACCCCCGAGCAGCACCTCGAGGACACCCTCGTCGCGGGCGCGGGCCTGTGCGACGAGGCCGCCGTCCGGCTCCTGGTCACCGAGGGCCCGGGCGCCGTGCGCCGGCTCATCGCCGAGGGCGCCGTCTTCGACACCTCCGCCGAGACCGGGGAGATCGAGCTGACGCGCGAGGGCGGCCACCACCGCCGGCGCATCGCGCACGCCGGCGGGGACGCCACCGGCGCCGAGATCTCCCGGGCGCTCGTCGAAGCCGTCCAGGAGGCCGGCATCGAGACCGTGGAGAACGCCCTCGTACTGGACCTCCTGCAGGACGCGCGGGGCCGTACCGCGGGCGTCACCCTGCACGTCATGGGCGAGGGCCAGCACGACGGGGTCGGCGCCGTCCACGCGCCCGCCGTGATCCTGGCGACCGGCGGCATGGGCCAGGTGTTCTCCGCGACGACCAACCCGTCCGTCTCCACGGGCGACGGCGTGGCCCTCGCGCTGCGCGCCGGGGCCGAGGTCTCCGACCTCGAGTTCGTCCAGTTCCACCCCACCGTGCTCTTCCTCGGCGCCGACGCGGAAGGCCAACAGCCCCTGGTGTCGGAGGCCGTGCGCGGCGAGGGCGCGTACCTCGTCGACGCCGACGGCGTCCGCTTCATGACCGGCCAGCACGAGCTCGCCGAGCTCGCCCCCCGCGACATCGTCGCCAAGGGCATCATGCGCCGCATGCAGGAGCAGGGCGCCGAGCACATGTACCTGGACGCCCGGCACTTCGGCGCGCAGATGTGGGAGCAGCGCTTCCCGACCATCCTGGCCGCCTGCCGCTCCCACGGCATCGACCCGGTCACCGAGCCCATCCCGGTCGCCCCCGCCGCGCACTACGCCTCCGGCGGCGTACGGACCGACCTGCACGGCCGCACCACCGTCCCCGGGCTGTACGCCTGCGGCGAGGTCGCCTGCACCGGCGTGCACGGCGCGAACCGGCTGGCCTCCAACTCCCTGCTGGAGGGCCTGGTCTTCGCCGAGCGGATCGCCGACGAGATCATCGGCAACCCGCCCGCCGGCAACGGCCCCGGCATCCCCGTCCCGGCCACCGGCCCCCTCCAGCCCGCCGAGGCGCGCTACGAGATCCAGCGCATCATGACCGACGGCGCGGGAGTGCTCCGCTCCGCCGAGTCGCTCAGCCGGGCCGCCGCCGCGCTCGAAGCCCTGTACGCGACGGCGCTGACGGAGCTGGAGAGCCAGGGCAAGACGGCCGTCCCCGGCACGGAGACCTGGGAGGCCACCAACCTGCTGTGCGTGGCCCGGGTGCTGGTCGCCGCCGCCCAGCGGCGCACGGAGACCCGCGGCTGCCACTGGCGCGAGGACCACCCCGACCGGGACGACACCGACTGGCGCCGCCACCTCGTCGTACGCCTGTCCGCGACCGAGCGGCGGGCCCTGGTCGTCACCCCCACCGACTCGGCGGACTTCCCGTCCGTACAGATCCCCCTGAGCACCGACAGCCTGGAGCGGTAA
- a CDS encoding M28 family metallopeptidase, with translation MPSRRIAAATAALAAAALVSPLLLAGPAGATGSPQSDAARGDALARKLVKEATGKGANNHLKVFQALADYNDGTRVAGSKGHVQSAKYVEAVMRAAGYKVTRNEFDFVYVETIAETLKVNGAAGRDVPVKLMTYTASGPANGVTAQLAVAPVDADGTNGCEPGDFAAGAFTGKIALVKRGGCTFAIKQANAAAAGAVGAVIYNNTAGALNGTLGAADAGKVPTGGVSQEEGEKLAAEAAAGPVSVTLDIREFRESRKTYNVVAETRGGDENNTVFLGAHLDSVKAGPGINDNGSGSAGILQVAQRLASSQSKIKNKVKFAWWSAEEFGLLGSEAYVDGLTDAQRKQIKLYLNFDMIASPNSAYFVYDGDDSDKVGSGPGPEGSAQLEKGITDFLDGRGIPHEGSDFTGRSDYGPFIAAGIPSGGTDTGAEGIKTAAQAAKFGGQAGVAYDVNYHGKGDTIANIDQKALDINVDVIANAVGHYAYDLAPLSRPVVSAPSTGGAGGGGLREGHDHDVTQ, from the coding sequence ATGCCCTCACGCCGTATAGCCGCAGCCACCGCCGCCCTGGCGGCCGCGGCCCTTGTCTCCCCGCTGCTGCTCGCCGGACCGGCCGGAGCCACCGGCAGCCCGCAGAGCGACGCCGCCCGGGGTGACGCGCTGGCCAGGAAACTGGTCAAGGAAGCCACCGGCAAGGGTGCCAACAACCACCTGAAGGTCTTCCAGGCCCTCGCCGACTACAACGACGGCACCCGCGTGGCGGGTTCCAAGGGCCACGTCCAGTCGGCCAAGTACGTCGAAGCCGTCATGCGTGCGGCCGGGTACAAGGTCACCAGGAACGAGTTCGACTTCGTGTACGTCGAGACGATCGCCGAGACCCTGAAGGTCAACGGTGCCGCGGGCCGCGACGTCCCGGTCAAACTGATGACGTACACCGCCAGCGGCCCGGCGAACGGCGTGACGGCCCAGCTCGCCGTCGCCCCGGTCGACGCGGACGGTACGAACGGCTGCGAGCCCGGCGACTTCGCCGCGGGCGCCTTCACCGGGAAGATCGCCCTGGTCAAGCGCGGCGGCTGCACCTTCGCGATCAAGCAGGCGAACGCGGCGGCGGCCGGAGCGGTCGGCGCGGTCATCTACAACAACACGGCGGGCGCCCTGAACGGCACCCTCGGTGCCGCGGACGCGGGCAAGGTCCCGACCGGTGGCGTCTCCCAGGAGGAGGGCGAGAAGCTCGCCGCCGAGGCCGCGGCCGGGCCGGTCTCGGTCACCCTCGACATCCGCGAGTTCCGGGAGAGCCGCAAGACGTACAACGTCGTCGCGGAGACCCGCGGCGGCGACGAGAACAACACCGTGTTCCTCGGAGCCCACCTGGACTCCGTCAAGGCGGGCCCGGGCATCAACGACAACGGCTCGGGCTCGGCCGGCATCCTCCAGGTCGCACAGCGGCTCGCGAGCAGCCAGTCGAAGATCAAGAACAAGGTCAAGTTCGCCTGGTGGTCGGCGGAGGAGTTCGGCCTGCTCGGCTCCGAGGCGTACGTCGACGGACTGACGGACGCGCAGAGGAAGCAGATCAAGCTGTACTTGAACTTCGACATGATCGCCTCGCCGAACTCCGCCTACTTCGTCTACGACGGCGACGACTCCGACAAGGTCGGCTCGGGCCCCGGCCCGGAGGGCTCGGCGCAGCTGGAGAAGGGCATCACCGACTTCCTCGACGGCCGCGGCATCCCGCACGAGGGCTCGGACTTCACCGGGCGCTCCGACTACGGCCCGTTCATCGCGGCCGGGATCCCGTCGGGCGGTACGGACACGGGCGCCGAGGGCATCAAGACGGCGGCGCAGGCGGCGAAGTTCGGTGGCCAGGCCGGGGTCGCGTACGACGTGAACTACCACGGCAAGGGCGACACCATCGCGAACATCGACCAGAAGGCGCTCGACATCAACGTCGACGTCATCGCGAACGCGGTGGGGCACTACGCGTACGACCTGGCTCCGCTGAGCCGGCCCGTCGTCTCTGCGCCGAGCACCGGCGGTGCCGGCGGTGGCGGCCTGCGCGAGGGTCACGACCACGACGTGACGCAGTAG
- a CDS encoding threonine aldolase family protein yields the protein MNEDTERSTGAQPSTGGEPERVTDAERVTDAERVAERLVAAGRVAERKLSHSLREATVGELLADLGGLAADPDEPADVYGTGVVERLERRVAELLGTEDAAFFPTGTMAQQIALRCWAGRTGNPVVALHPMSHPERWEGGALSVVSGLRTVHPTGEPRQPAASEVAGLPEPFGTLMLELPLRDAGFLLPTWGELSALVDTARERDAVVHFDGARLWESTVHFGRTLPEIAALADSVYVSFYKSLGGLSGAALAGSASLVEEARVWRHRYGGQIFRQFPAALSALAGLERELPRLPSYVAKARTVASALSSALAAAPAVPWFRVTPEVPHTHQFQVWLPYDADRLTEAGVRLAEETGTMLFRRWSPDGPPGLSMTEVEVTAPGLSWTEADVAEAVAGFAARL from the coding sequence ATGAACGAGGACACGGAGCGGAGCACGGGCGCGCAGCCGAGCACGGGCGGGGAGCCGGAACGGGTCACGGACGCGGAGCGGGTCACGGACGCGGAGCGGGTCGCCGAGCGGTTGGTCGCGGCGGGGCGGGTCGCGGAGCGGAAGCTGTCGCACAGCCTGCGGGAGGCGACGGTCGGAGAGCTGCTGGCGGACCTGGGCGGTCTGGCCGCGGACCCCGACGAGCCGGCCGACGTGTACGGCACCGGTGTCGTGGAGCGGCTGGAACGCCGGGTCGCGGAGCTGCTCGGGACCGAGGACGCGGCGTTCTTCCCGACCGGGACCATGGCCCAGCAGATCGCGCTGCGCTGCTGGGCCGGACGGACCGGGAACCCCGTGGTCGCCCTGCATCCGATGAGCCATCCGGAGCGGTGGGAGGGCGGTGCGCTGTCCGTGGTCTCGGGCCTGCGGACCGTCCACCCGACGGGCGAACCGCGCCAGCCGGCCGCCTCGGAGGTCGCCGGGCTGCCGGAGCCGTTCGGGACGCTGATGCTGGAGCTCCCGCTGCGCGACGCGGGCTTCCTGCTGCCCACGTGGGGGGAGCTGTCGGCGCTGGTGGACACCGCCCGGGAACGGGACGCGGTGGTCCACTTCGACGGCGCCCGGCTGTGGGAGTCCACGGTGCACTTCGGCCGGACGCTCCCGGAGATCGCGGCGCTGGCGGACTCGGTGTACGTCTCCTTCTACAAGTCGCTGGGCGGCCTGAGCGGGGCGGCGCTCGCCGGATCCGCCTCGCTGGTGGAGGAGGCCAGGGTCTGGCGCCACCGCTACGGGGGCCAGATCTTCCGCCAGTTCCCGGCCGCGCTCTCCGCCCTGGCCGGGCTGGAACGGGAGCTGCCGAGGCTTCCGTCCTACGTGGCCAAGGCGCGGACGGTGGCGTCCGCGCTGTCCTCGGCCCTCGCCGCCGCCCCGGCGGTCCCCTGGTTCCGGGTCACCCCGGAGGTCCCGCACACCCACCAGTTCCAGGTGTGGCTCCCCTACGACGCGGACCGCCTCACCGAGGCGGGCGTCCGCCTCGCGGAGGAGACGGGCACGATGCTCTTCCGCCGCTGGTCCCCCGACGGCCCGCCCGGCCTGTCCATGACGGAGGTCGAGGTCACCGCGCCGGGCCTGTCCTGGACGGAGGCGGACGTGGCCGAGGCGGTCGCAGGCTTCGCGGCCCGCCTCTAG
- the panC gene encoding pantoate--beta-alanine ligase: MILLDTARELHGLARTGPAARRAVVMTMGALHEGHATLVRTARAQVGPTGQVVVTVFVNPLQFGANEDLDRYPRTLDADLALAEAAGSDAVFAPAVDEVYPGGDPQVRVSAGPMGGRLEGATRPGHFDGMLTVVAKLLHLTRPDLAFFGQKDAQQLALIRRMVTDLNFPVEVVGVPTVREEDGLALSSRNRYLSAKERHTALALSRALFAGRDRLAAQAALRARAAAQAPPAGDERASGLARLGEIRASADAHAVAAAGAGLPDAVRAAARHVLQEAGRHEPPLVLDYLALVNPQDFTEAGPGFTGQAVLAVAAKVGATRLIDNIPLEFGAHA; the protein is encoded by the coding sequence GTGATCCTCCTCGACACCGCCCGCGAACTGCACGGCCTCGCCCGGACCGGTCCCGCCGCCCGCCGCGCCGTCGTCATGACCATGGGCGCCCTCCACGAGGGCCACGCCACCCTGGTCCGCACCGCCCGCGCGCAGGTCGGCCCCACCGGCCAGGTCGTGGTCACGGTCTTCGTCAACCCCCTCCAGTTCGGGGCGAACGAGGACCTCGACCGCTACCCCCGCACCCTCGACGCCGACCTGGCCCTGGCCGAAGCGGCGGGCTCGGACGCCGTGTTCGCCCCGGCCGTCGACGAGGTGTACCCCGGCGGGGACCCCCAGGTCCGCGTCAGTGCCGGACCGATGGGCGGGCGCCTCGAAGGCGCCACCCGCCCCGGGCACTTCGACGGCATGCTGACCGTCGTCGCCAAGCTGCTCCACCTCACCCGCCCCGACCTGGCCTTCTTCGGCCAGAAGGACGCGCAGCAACTGGCGCTGATCCGGCGGATGGTGACCGACCTGAACTTCCCCGTCGAGGTGGTCGGCGTACCGACCGTCCGCGAGGAGGACGGGCTCGCCCTGTCCTCCCGCAACCGCTACCTCTCCGCCAAGGAGCGGCACACCGCCCTCGCCCTCTCCCGCGCCCTGTTCGCCGGCCGCGACCGGCTCGCCGCGCAGGCCGCGCTGCGCGCCCGCGCCGCGGCGCAGGCCCCGCCGGCCGGCGACGAGCGGGCCTCCGGCCTGGCCCGGCTCGGCGAGATCCGGGCCTCCGCCGACGCCCACGCCGTCGCGGCGGCGGGCGCCGGGCTGCCGGACGCCGTACGGGCCGCCGCGCGCCACGTCCTCCAGGAGGCGGGCCGCCACGAGCCGCCCCTCGTGCTGGACTACCTGGCGCTGGTGAATCCGCAGGACTTCACCGAGGCCGGCCCCGGCTTCACCGGTCAGGCCGTACTGGCCGTCGCCGCGAAGGTGGGCGCGACCAGGCTGATCGACAACATCCCATTGGAGTTCGGAGCACACGCGTGA